AGGCTGAGGCAAAGAAAGAAGCGGAGTCTGCCGCCGCGGCAATCCGCGTAAAGGCCGGAGTGTCCGCGCCATTCACAGATTCGAAGGGGCAAGTGTGGCAACCCGACAAAGGTTTCGAGGGAGGCCGGACGAGCCAACTGGTTGGCGGTGCGGGAGGCGGCCGTGGTGGGTTCGGCGGCGGACCCGGTGGCTTCGGCGGTTTCGGTGGTGCCGGTGGCGCTGGGGCCGCCTACGCATCAGTGATTCCGATCGATTTTGATGGCCAGCGCCAGTACGTCCAACTCGCTGCCCAGGCTCTTGTCGGAGTTGCGGCGAGCGACGGCAAGTTCCTCTGGCAGTACAAAGCTCCGGCGAATGGCATGGCCATCAATTGCACCACGCCGCTCTACCACGACGGCATGCTGTTCGCCGCATCGGCCTACGGCGCCGGCGGCGGAATGGTCAAGCTGACAAAAGATGACGGCGGGAAGATCGTCCCCAAGGAAGTCTATTCCACGAAGAGGATGCAGAATCATCACGGCGGGATGATTGTCATCGACGACAGCCTCTATGGAGCCAACGGCGGTAATGGAGGAGGCGCGCTGATTTGCCTTGACTTCAAAACTGGCGAAGTTTTATGGGACCAACGCGGCAAGCGCGAGACGGATAAGGGGTCAGTTGCGTTCGCGGATGGCCGGCTCTACTATCGCGTCGAGGATGGCACGATGCTTCTGATCGAGCCGAATCGAACAAAGTATGTCGAGCGCGGCCGCTTCGAACAGCCCGACCGTAGTGAATTGCCGGCATGGTCGCATCCGGTCATAGCGAACGGCAAGCTGTACATACGCGATCAGGATGTGCTGTTCTGCTACGATATCCAGAAAAAGTGAGCGCAACGGTCTGACCCTTTTTCCAACACTTTTTCCAACACGATTTTCGAGGAGCGGCCGAATTTGTGACCGGTTCTAAATCCCGACGACGTTCACAATTCGGTCCGGCAGTTCGATCGTGGCGATCGTGTGCGGGTTTGCTCGATGCACCGCGCCTGGGTTTAGCACCAGCGTGTTTCCCCGCTGCTCTTGTCGCACGACGTGCGTGTGGCCGTGGCAGACGAGGTTCCAATCGCCGCCGGCGATTGTCTCCTCAAGCAACTCCGCATCGTCGCCGTGCAGCCAGGCGATTCGCACGCCCTCGAAATCGAGTTGGCCGAATGTGCCGTGGCACGTTTGCCCCGCATTCTCGATCGCTCGGGCCAGCGTCTGGCGGTCGTGGTCGCAATTGCCGAAGACAAAATGCGTCGGCCAGGCCGCGAAGAGCGAAATGATTTCGGGAGTGCCGATGTCGCCGCAATGGAGCACCGCTGCGACTTCGAGGCATTCGAGCATTTGGACTGCTGCGCGCGTTCGGACGATGTCGCCGTGCGTGTCGCTGACAATCCCTAAAAGCGTCATTTCAGCAATCCGGGGGCTGACGCCGCCCGGCTCAATGTGTGCGTGTGTCGCGCCAGCGGCGAACTCGCCTTGCGGCACTTCGTCGCCGCCCTATGATTATAGCGTGCGGTTCGCAGAATCGGACCGCATCCTGCTCGCAATCGTATCGCCACTTGCGTCGCGAAACTGGCTGGTCCCCATGTTGATCTCCGCCGCGCCCGAAGTCATCTCCGTCGGCCTTTTGGCGACGCTCGTCATTCTCGTTCCGCTGGCTGGAATCATTGTCTATATGAGGCAGTATCGGCTGACGTTCTTGCAGGGATTCCTGCTCGGACTCAATGCGATCCTCAATCGGCTCCGTTGGCGCACTCGCGTGAACCGGCCGATGCCGATCGCGGCCGGGCAAGGCGCCGTCATTATCGCCAATCACCGCAGCGGCTTCGATCCCGTGTTTCTCCAGATCGCGGCGCCGCGGCTGATTCATTGGATGGTGGCGAAAGAATACTGCGTTAGCCGCTCGCTTGGCTGGTTCTTTCGCGGAGTGGAGGCGATCCCCACCGGCCGTGCCGGCATCGACACGGCCGCGGTGCGGCAGGCGATCCGTTTGGCCCGCGCTGGCGCACTCGTCGGCATGTTGCCCGAGGGACGAATCAACGAGACCAACGAGTTGCTCTTGCCGGGCCGGCCCGGCGCGGCGCTGGTGGCGCTGCGGGCTCGAGTGCCGGTGATTCCCTGCTACATATCCGGCGCGCCCTACAATGGCTCAACGATCGGCCCGCTGTTCATGTCGGCCCGTGTCCAGGTGATCGTCGGCGACTTGATCGATCTGTCCGAGTTCTACGGCCGCGAGAAAGAGCCGGGAGTTACGGTCGAGCTGACCAAGCGGTTCTTGAAAGAAATCGCTCGCTTAGCCGGCGCCGAAGATTTCGAACCCCAAGTCGCCGGCCGCAATTGGAAGCCCGAAGAATTGATCGACCATGGCGGCGAGGACAAACCCGCCGAGCAACTTAAGCGCCCTGCTTGACGGCGACGAAGTGGCCGCTCCTTGCCCGGCTTCATTCGAGTTCGCCGGCGCGCAGGTGGCAATAGCTCTCGTATCGGCGAGCGTCGAGCCGCCCGTCGGCCACGGCATCTTTCACGGCGCAGTCGGTTTCGTGTGTGTGAGTGCAATCGGGAAACTTGCAGAGGCTCACGTAGGGCCGCAGATCGCGATAGCAGCCGGCGACCTCTTCGGGAATCACGTCCCAAAGCTGGAATTGTCGAATGCCCGGCGTATCGATCACGTATCCGCCGCTGGAGAGCGGCAACAGTTGAGCGGTCGTCGTCG
The nucleotide sequence above comes from Pirellulales bacterium. Encoded proteins:
- a CDS encoding PQQ-binding-like beta-propeller repeat protein; amino-acid sequence: KAGGSKRAYVEVVPVEVTDGEFRIDFTAKVENPAICAIELLPQAEAKKEAESAAAAIRVKAGVSAPFTDSKGQVWQPDKGFEGGRTSQLVGGAGGGRGGFGGGPGGFGGFGGAGGAGAAYASVIPIDFDGQRQYVQLAAQALVGVAASDGKFLWQYKAPANGMAINCTTPLYHDGMLFAASAYGAGGGMVKLTKDDGGKIVPKEVYSTKRMQNHHGGMIVIDDSLYGANGGNGGGALICLDFKTGEVLWDQRGKRETDKGSVAFADGRLYYRVEDGTMLLIEPNRTKYVERGRFEQPDRSELPAWSHPVIANGKLYIRDQDVLFCYDIQKK
- a CDS encoding lysophospholipid acyltransferase family protein, which encodes MLISAAPEVISVGLLATLVILVPLAGIIVYMRQYRLTFLQGFLLGLNAILNRLRWRTRVNRPMPIAAGQGAVIIANHRSGFDPVFLQIAAPRLIHWMVAKEYCVSRSLGWFFRGVEAIPTGRAGIDTAAVRQAIRLARAGALVGMLPEGRINETNELLLPGRPGAALVALRARVPVIPCYISGAPYNGSTIGPLFMSARVQVIVGDLIDLSEFYGREKEPGVTVELTKRFLKEIARLAGAEDFEPQVAGRNWKPEELIDHGGEDKPAEQLKRPA
- a CDS encoding YfcE family phosphodiesterase, encoding MTLLGIVSDTHGDIVRTRAAVQMLECLEVAAVLHCGDIGTPEIISLFAAWPTHFVFGNCDHDRQTLARAIENAGQTCHGTFGQLDFEGVRIAWLHGDDAELLEETIAGGDWNLVCHGHTHVVRQEQRGNTLVLNPGAVHRANPHTIATIELPDRIVNVVGI